One Trichormus variabilis 0441 genomic window, AGATGAATCTATGCTGGCTTCTGTCAGATTATCTCGCTCTCCTGCTAATCAGGCGATCGCTAATTATCTGGCAGAAAAGGGTTATTTAGGAAATCTTGATGTAGCACTTGATACTTATGAACAGATATGCTGTCTCTCTGGGACGGTTGAAGATTTAGCTTTACTGGGGAAACTCTTGGCTTTAGAAAGTAGCTCAATATCACCACAGCATCAACAGCTTGTTAACTCGGTCATGTTATCTTGTGGTTTATACCAAGCTTCTGCTGAGTATGCTGACAAAATTGGTTTACCGATGAAATCTGGGATTGGTGGGGGTTTACTCGCTGTAGTCCCAAAAGAAGGGGCGATCGCCTGTTATAGCCCAGCTTTAGATAGAATCGGTAATCCCGTAGGGGCGATCGCTTTTGTTGAGGTTTTATCCCGTTCTCTAGGTCTGTGCGGGAGATTTTCCCACCTTTAGCCAAAAACTAACGCTTTGGATGATCAGCCATGCTTAAGGTTTGGCGATCGCACCAGTTCGCCAGCCGACAACTGGGTTAATATCTTCAGCAATCGCTTTGTTCTATTGCTTGTACATTCCCCAGAGTAGTCCAAAATGGCTCTGATGCACTTTTCCGAAATATTGGGACATAAGGTTAGTTTGTGATTAGTTGTGAATTTTTCAACCCCCAACTACGTAATCGGAAACCCATAATTAAGAGCAGTGTGCCAAACAGGATGGTATAGGCAGCAATTAACCACAGAATAGCCAAAGCCTCCGCTACTGGCCAGGTAATCAATATGATACCGAAGATGAGAGAAAGAATTCCGGCTACTGCGGGAAGCCACTGATTGTCTATTGCTTGTCGTAGTTGCACAGATGTAAGAATCTCGAATATGCCTGTACAAATTGCCCAAGCAGCAATTAAGTAAAGTAATACAAATGCAGTGATCCCAGGGTAAATAAAAGCGATCGCTCCTACTCCAATACCTATGATTCCTTCTAGTAACAATAATTTACTATGATTGTCCTGTAACCGATCTTGAAATGCTGCGATCGCCAATAATATTCCCCCCAGCAGCCAAAAACTCCCAAACAGGTACACCAATGACTTTAAGGTCAGAATCGGCCAGCATAAAGCCACTAAACCAAAAATAATGGCGACCGCTCCCCGCGCCACCACTGTCCACCAATTGCGAGTTAGTCGTTTTCCCACACCCAGGGATTTATTTCTCATGATTTGAGTAAGTTATTCCCAACACACCTTGGCCATTATTTTCTTTACCAAGAAGCTATACACCGTTGTTCAACTTAGTATTGCTCGTCTGATATTTGTTACTGCCTTGTTAAACTCAGCTTAAATACTTCCTAATGGTCTTCCATCTGACTAAGGGTGCATGGTAAATATCTATCTGGTGGAAGAAGCAAGCAAAAAAAACTTCCAGATTATACCCCTACACCCCTATACCCTTCTCCAAACCCTTGATCTTTCGTTTTCATGCGTAAGTCCTATATATATGTCAGTCTGGTAATTGAGAATCGAACGCTTCTGCCTCCGTTACAATGTCTACTCAAGATTGGTTATCACAGTTGCAAAAACAGCGAGCGATCGCAGTCATCCGCGCCCCGAAACTGGAATTAGGGTTGCAAATGGCTCTGGCTGTAGCTTCTGGGGGAATACAGCTCATTGAAATTACCTGGAATAGCGATCGCCCAGGGGAATTAATCACCAAATTACGTGAGCAGTTACCGGAATGTATTATTGGTACTGGCACATTATTTAATTTGCAGCAACTAGAAGAAGCGATCGCCTGTGGGGCAGAATTTCTATTTACGCCTCATGTTGACTCAGTCATGATCAAAGCATCTGTCATCAAAAACATACCCATCATTCCCGGCGCACTCACCCCTACGGAAATTGTTAATGCTTGGGCTAATGGTGCAAGTTGTGTCAAAGTATTCCCCGTGCAAGCTTTAGGGGGGGCTGATTATATTAAAAGTCTGCAAGGGCCTTTAGGTCATATTCCCTTAATTCCCACCGGGGGGGTAACCCTGGAAAATGCCAAAAGACTAATCCAAGCAGGTGCGATCGCCGTTGGTTTAGGTGGAGAGTTATTTCCTCAGCAACTAGTGAAAGCGAAAAATTGGCAAGCGATCGCCCAATTAGCCAGGAACTTAACTCAAGAACTAAGCATTATAACCTAAAGCTTGGTAATAAGGATCAAAAATAAGTTTCACTCTCAAACAAAAAAGATGCCTTTCACCTATACC contains:
- a CDS encoding HdeD family acid-resistance protein, coding for MRNKSLGVGKRLTRNWWTVVARGAVAIIFGLVALCWPILTLKSLVYLFGSFWLLGGILLAIAAFQDRLQDNHSKLLLLEGIIGIGVGAIAFIYPGITAFVLLYLIAAWAICTGIFEILTSVQLRQAIDNQWLPAVAGILSLIFGIILITWPVAEALAILWLIAAYTILFGTLLLIMGFRLRSWGLKNSQLITN
- a CDS encoding bifunctional 4-hydroxy-2-oxoglutarate aldolase/2-dehydro-3-deoxy-phosphogluconate aldolase, with amino-acid sequence MSTQDWLSQLQKQRAIAVIRAPKLELGLQMALAVASGGIQLIEITWNSDRPGELITKLREQLPECIIGTGTLFNLQQLEEAIACGAEFLFTPHVDSVMIKASVIKNIPIIPGALTPTEIVNAWANGASCVKVFPVQALGGADYIKSLQGPLGHIPLIPTGGVTLENAKRLIQAGAIAVGLGGELFPQQLVKAKNWQAIAQLARNLTQELSIIT